From the Diospyros lotus cultivar Yz01 chromosome 13, ASM1463336v1, whole genome shotgun sequence genome, one window contains:
- the LOC127788201 gene encoding mitogen-activated protein kinase kinase kinase 20-like, whose amino-acid sequence MGSWVKKQVLGKGTFGTVSLAVNCFPKDSLHIPAMAVKSADFKNSSSLQKEAKILYELRDCPGIVRCFGEDVTVEDGKRVYNMLLEFAPGGSLGDLIRQSGGHLPESDVAEYTRTILEALSYMHGKGYVHCDIKPGNILVFPSKDGGNNVKIADFGLSAKWSDCKVEGSPGTLLYRSPESILFGSTKASVDIWSLGCTVVEMVTGKSVWPTAIFELKGVNELLREIALGKRPPKIPQNMSDEGKDFLGKCLVKDPKLRWTADMLLNHPFLQQVKESARLQDQQMNNNNKAMPCFARSSNCDDKWIHEQLEAAGWRRLYQNQKRPSWVGRKLSHAQAADRKKETFSHARVIKFIRPKPKTKAWNDSHIKMK is encoded by the coding sequence ATGGGTTCTTGGGTGAAGAAACAAGTTCTGGGAAAGGGCACGTTTGGCACTGTTAGTCTGGCAGTAAATTGCTTCCCCAAGGACTCACTGCACATCCCTGCAATGGCGGTGAAGTCTGCGGATTTCAAGAACTCCTCATCGCTTCAGAAAGAAGCCAAGATCTTGTACGAACTGCGCGATTGCCCTGGAATCGTTCGCTGTTTTGGGGAAGATGTCACCGTCGAGGACGGCAAGAGAGTGTACAACATGTTACTCGAGTTTGCTCCCGGAGGTTCCCTCGGGGATCTGATCAGACAAAGTGGAGGGCACTTGCCGGAATCTGACGTTGCGGAATACACTCGTACGATCCTCGAAGCCCTGAGCTACATGCATGGAAAAGGCTACGTTCATTGCGATATTAAACCGGGCAACATTCTTGTCTTCCCGTCTAAAGATGGCGGGAACAACGTGAAGATTGCGGATTTTGGGTTGTCGGCAAAGTGGAGTGACTGCAAGGTGGAAGGAAGCCCGGGTACCCTTCTTTACCGATCGCCCGAATCGATTCTGTTTGGTTCGACCAAAGCCTCTGTGGATATCTGGTCTCTGGGATGCACGGTAGTTGAGATGGTTACAGGAAAGTCAGTGTGGCCGACGGCAATATTCGAACTCAAGGGCGTCAATGAGCTGCTACGTGAGATTGCGTTAGGGAAAAGACCGCCGAAGATCCCTCAGAACATGTCTGACGAAGGAAAAGATTTCTTGGGAAAGTGTCTGGTTAAGGATCCCAAGTTGAGATGGACGGCCGACATGCTTTTGAATCACCCTTTCCTCCAGCAGGTGAAGGAGTCTGCACGGTTACAAGATCAACAGatgaacaacaacaacaaggcAATGCCATGTTTTGCACGTTCCAGTAACTGCGATGATAAATGGATCCACGAACAGTTGGAGGCTGCAGGTTGGAGAAGATTATACCAAAACCAGAAGCGGCCGAGTTGGGTTGGAAGGAAGCTTTCACATGCACAAGCTGCTGACAGAAAGAAGGAAACTTTTTCACATGCAAGAGTGATAAAATTTATACGGCCCAAACCAAAAACCAAAGCATGGAATGATTCACATATAAAGATGAAGTAA